Proteins encoded in a region of the Isoalcanivorax pacificus W11-5 genome:
- a CDS encoding acyl-CoA synthetase: MSAASGISSLADVTTREQAVDSLALPDSTYAMIRQGHDLAPDAPALSFFLQTASHRRPQTWTYRALLGRIHQTANFFHSLGADKNTVIAYVLPNLPETHLTIWGGEATGIVCAINPLLEAPAIAELLNAAGATVLVTLAPFPGTDLWPKVQRAIQEVPGLRHLVLLNIADHVHGLKGKVAGLLQKREAVGLHGLGGVRRAIPRRIALHDFNRARRRQPGSHLRSRRIIHRDDIASYFCTGGTTGTPKLAMRRHRNEVANVWSAAQFLGDGVGTGKNLFCGLPLFHVNAVLVTGRLPFSLGAHVVLGTPQGYRGDGVVKRFWEIVEHHQIHFFSGVPTLYSALLQVPVGQHRIDSLEYGLCGAAPMPVEVFRTFEERTGLKILEGYGLTEGTCVSSVNPPLGEQRLGSIGLRIPGQPMKAVILDDEGRYQRDCGVNEVGIIVIRGPNVFAGYKVAEHNKGLWIDDDDGERWLNTGDLGRQDADGYFWLTGRKKELIIRGGHNIDPASIEEPLHRHPAVEVAAAVGRPDLHAGEVPVAYVQLRAGATATAEALMTFARNEINERAAQPKAIRIIDEMPLTGVGKIFKPELRHREIAETLRAALQDAGITVRALTVENHKVHGTAVNITLPAHTATEQAERILGQFPFFCTLTTAATDT; the protein is encoded by the coding sequence ATGAGCGCTGCGTCCGGGATCAGTTCACTGGCCGATGTGACCACCAGGGAGCAGGCCGTAGACTCGCTGGCTTTACCGGACAGCACCTATGCGATGATCCGGCAGGGTCACGACCTGGCACCGGACGCACCAGCGCTGTCGTTTTTTCTGCAGACCGCCTCGCACCGCCGTCCACAGACCTGGACGTACCGGGCACTGCTAGGCCGGATTCATCAGACAGCCAACTTCTTTCACTCTCTGGGCGCAGATAAAAACACGGTCATAGCCTACGTGCTGCCCAACCTGCCCGAGACCCATCTCACCATCTGGGGTGGCGAAGCCACCGGCATTGTCTGTGCCATCAACCCCCTGCTCGAAGCGCCCGCCATCGCGGAACTCCTGAATGCGGCCGGTGCCACCGTACTGGTGACGCTGGCGCCTTTCCCCGGCACGGATCTCTGGCCCAAGGTACAGCGCGCCATTCAGGAGGTGCCCGGCCTGCGCCACCTGGTGCTGCTCAACATCGCCGATCATGTGCATGGACTGAAAGGCAAGGTGGCGGGGCTGCTGCAGAAGCGCGAAGCGGTCGGCCTGCATGGCCTGGGAGGCGTACGGCGTGCCATCCCTCGCCGCATCGCACTGCATGACTTCAATCGCGCTCGCCGCCGCCAGCCCGGCAGCCACTTGCGCAGCCGGCGCATCATTCACCGCGACGACATCGCCTCCTATTTCTGCACCGGCGGCACGACCGGCACGCCGAAACTGGCGATGCGCCGACACCGCAACGAGGTGGCCAATGTCTGGAGCGCCGCGCAGTTTCTCGGCGATGGCGTGGGCACGGGCAAGAACCTGTTCTGCGGGCTGCCGCTGTTCCATGTCAACGCGGTGCTGGTGACCGGCCGGCTGCCGTTTTCATTGGGGGCCCACGTGGTGCTTGGCACGCCGCAGGGGTATCGCGGCGATGGCGTGGTAAAACGCTTCTGGGAAATCGTGGAACACCACCAGATTCATTTCTTCAGCGGTGTGCCGACGCTCTACTCGGCATTGTTGCAGGTGCCCGTCGGCCAACACCGGATTGATTCGCTGGAGTATGGCCTGTGCGGCGCCGCCCCGATGCCGGTGGAAGTGTTCAGAACGTTCGAAGAACGCACCGGCCTGAAAATTCTGGAAGGCTACGGGCTTACCGAAGGCACCTGTGTCAGCAGCGTTAATCCGCCACTGGGCGAACAACGCCTGGGCTCCATCGGACTGCGTATCCCGGGCCAGCCGATGAAAGCCGTGATCCTGGATGACGAAGGCCGCTATCAGCGCGACTGCGGAGTGAACGAGGTGGGCATCATTGTCATCCGTGGCCCCAACGTTTTTGCCGGCTACAAGGTGGCAGAGCACAACAAGGGCCTCTGGATCGACGATGACGATGGCGAGCGCTGGCTGAATACCGGCGATCTGGGGCGCCAGGATGCCGACGGTTATTTCTGGCTGACCGGTCGCAAGAAAGAACTGATCATCCGTGGCGGTCACAACATCGATCCGGCCAGCATCGAAGAACCACTGCATCGCCACCCGGCGGTGGAAGTGGCTGCAGCGGTGGGGCGCCCTGACCTTCATGCGGGCGAGGTGCCAGTGGCCTATGTGCAACTGCGTGCCGGGGCCACCGCCACCGCCGAAGCACTGATGACGTTCGCCCGCAACGAGATCAACGAACGCGCTGCACAGCCGAAAGCGATCCGCATTATCGATGAAATGCCGCTCACCGGGGTCGGCAAAATCTTCAAACCTGAACTCAGGCACCGCGAAATTGCCGAAACACTGCGGGCAGCCCTGCAGGATGCGGGCATCACGGTGCGCGCGCTCACCGTGGAAAACCACAAGGTGCATGGCACAGCGGTCAATATCACCCTGCCCGCCCACACCGCGACCGAACAGGCAGAGCGGATACTCGGGCAGTTTCCGTTCTTCTGTACCCTCACCACTGCAGCAACGGACACCTGA
- a CDS encoding non-ribosomal peptide synthetase translates to MNAALRTIAERFARLPEHKQRDFLTALQQQGIDFAQLPMVPRAEDGPCPLSFAQARQWFLWRLDPAGTAYHISGALTLTGLLDVTALRTALATLVSRHAALRTRFIETEDGHALQACLPQGEVQWQEETLADPSLARERAEAIAAAPFDLRTGPLLRAALLRTGADEQILVLVVHHIVADGWSMQILLHELMQCYAAGGSTTLPPLPVSYADYALWQRHALEAGERERQLAHWRAQLGEAQPVLQLPTDAPRRAGAHYTAARHTLHLPASLMNDLRGRTAGQGVTLFMALLSAFQVLLGRRSGQDDIRVGVPLANRQRTETEGVIGFFVNTQIMRARLSPDMTLDELLQQVRSTTLAAQSHQDLPFEELVEALHPARSLDSSPLFQVAFDHQQQGDAEQVTLPGVTVSAFPLRPRQAQFELALATLAQADGSVTATFTYARELFEADTIAALAAQYETLVTALVQTPDAVLGDLPLLTDGEQRTLTAWGKSPATAPAFVPAHQRVSDQARQRPDADALITPTGTLSYAELEARANALAHQLIAAGVCPETRVGVALPRDAGLIIALLAIHRAGGAYVPLDPYYPADRLRYMMDDSGMRLLLTTQTLLPSLPVPEKVEVLCADPLADDAPTHPPDVVLHPEQLAYLIYTSGSTGRPKGVAVAHGPFAMHVQAISERYGMTPQDRELQFASVCFDGAHERIWVPLISGAALMPRDDELWPVTRTCEEIARHGITLACFTPGYLRQIAELVGEPASRLPIRSYTVGGEAMPRATLALVQQVLKPPRILNGYGPTETVITPTLGCAFPDSPCATSAMTIGTPVGDRSAWVLDDTLQPVPPGQSGELYLGGSGLARGYLGRPALTAERFVADPFSDTGARLYRTGDRVRWLPDGTLDYLGRIDQQVKVRGFRIEPGEVEAQLLAQPAVRDAAVMACDAPGGTALVAWVSLQGDSDATRLRAALGETLPDYMVPAVITVLAALPLNANGKVDRQALPAPVFASEQPYAAPQGDIEQMLARLWQQVLSVEQVGRADNFFDLGGDSILSLQIVARCQQAGWQITPRQMFEHQTIAALATVAEPVQATHMEEKRATLRDLLPDELCDRLALNEAQIEDVYPLSPTQEGMLFHSMEEPGMYINQLSIAVQGLDAERLAQAWRTMLARHPILRSGVLWQPGMQRPLQSVWRDVEAEIHHLDWRGEAGMTARLEAFLAQDLQAGFDWQRPPLSRLTLIRTGDDAHQLIWTRHHLLADGWADARLLGEWLRCYAGETLPPPPPGYGHYIRWLQRQDQDAARDFWHSALAGQEGATLLAATATAQPRTGYERIYTRWDGDVTARLQAFARAQQITLNTLVQAAWALVLQGCCQREQVMFGATVAGRPATLPGAQEMVGLFINTLPVPVNTAPHQTVGEYLRTVQHTNLQLREFEYSALADVQRWAGAAGRPLFDSILVFENHPLDEALRDTGRYGLRFGAMHGEGLTGYAMDVQVQVEDTLEIEYCYRRADFSDAEVLQVRARMEQMLAALSEEASRPLGELPRISADAVRQLTAWGSNPPAEQDDRPVTALIAGRAAQQPAALAVSLGDRELDFATLDAEAHRMAQRLRARGIGTETLIGVSLPRSPELLVTLLGILRAEAAYVPLDSALPQERRRFMVRDSGLRALITTEALRADSDTLGAPAIWTLEDLLQQQAPATPLAQVIHPQQLAYMIYTSGSTGQPKGVMVTHGPLAMHCRAVAAMYDMPPGSRELHFMSFSFDGAHERWLAALCQGVGLVLRDDELWSAEQTSAVLRDRQVDAAAFPPAYLGQLAEWHAAGDAPPPVSLYVFGGEAMPRDTLARIRDTLRPRWLLNGYGPTETVVTPLIWKVPADTEFTTPFAPIGRVVGERTAWILDPAMQPVPAGAIGELYIGGYGLARGYAGRAALTAARFVADPFSRDGGRLYRTGDLARWLPDGQVEYLGRADRQVKVRGFRIEPGEIEAVLREVPTVRDAAVDVHDGQLVAWLESDQDDSQAARQHLAGRMPDYMVPAQFMTLPALPRLISGKLDRHSLPAPTSAAGTAYVAPCSDTARQLADIWQQVLGVPRVGMTDHFFELGGDSILSLQVISRVRQAGLPITVRLRDLMRYPTLQGLIEHAGQTHEHTAEPVAVTTLPTGPAPLTPIQAWLFEEDIPSPDHFNQSVLLRAKTPLDEHVLREVIARLVAHHEGLRMRLVRSGDGQWRQAPVASDDSAGILWVRDACSAEDILRIGEAAQRSLSLQDGPVMRVVYLRMADQSSRLLIVIHHLFVDGVSWRVLLEEMQGLYGALCGGEPYALPQASAPFSAWAHYLATRAPALQGEVDYWHTQLQGVADIPRDHDSLNLTGADHSLRCELDETLTAQLLREAPAAYDTSIDDLLLAALARTVWQWSGEHSTLVNLEGHGREGDDAGLDLSRTVGWFTSVYPLRLVQGQAAPGALIRAVKNQRRAVPGKGIGYGVLWYLGDQTARQKLGIASPRITFNYLGQFDQSFSDDGDFQPALESAGRERSDAAPLANWLEIVGHVYGQKLTLNWIFSRHQYEVETVERLVTLYENALRELVVHCVEKVAGRRQRRRA, encoded by the coding sequence ATGAACGCCGCCCTGCGTACCATCGCCGAACGGTTCGCCCGTTTGCCCGAGCACAAACAGCGTGATTTTCTCACCGCCCTGCAACAGCAGGGCATCGACTTCGCGCAACTGCCGATGGTGCCCCGCGCCGAAGACGGCCCCTGCCCTTTGTCCTTCGCCCAGGCGCGGCAGTGGTTTCTCTGGCGGCTTGATCCCGCCGGCACGGCGTACCACATCAGCGGTGCGCTGACACTGACGGGGCTGCTTGATGTGACGGCCTTGCGCACAGCGCTGGCGACATTGGTATCGCGGCATGCCGCATTGCGCACCCGCTTTATCGAAACAGAAGACGGCCACGCCTTGCAGGCATGCTTGCCGCAGGGGGAGGTGCAGTGGCAGGAAGAAACCCTGGCCGATCCGTCACTGGCGCGCGAACGTGCCGAAGCGATTGCTGCCGCGCCCTTTGACTTGCGCACCGGCCCACTGTTGCGCGCAGCCCTGTTACGCACCGGCGCGGACGAACAGATACTGGTATTGGTTGTGCACCATATCGTCGCTGACGGCTGGTCGATGCAGATTCTGTTGCACGAACTGATGCAATGCTATGCCGCAGGAGGCAGCACGACACTGCCGCCTTTGCCAGTGAGCTATGCGGACTACGCGCTCTGGCAACGCCACGCCCTGGAGGCTGGCGAGCGCGAACGGCAACTCGCCCATTGGCGCGCACAGCTGGGCGAGGCACAACCCGTGCTGCAATTGCCGACGGACGCACCGCGCCGCGCCGGCGCTCACTACACCGCCGCGCGCCACACGCTACACTTGCCGGCCTCATTGATGAATGATCTGCGCGGCCGGACAGCAGGGCAGGGCGTGACCCTGTTCATGGCATTGCTGTCGGCGTTCCAGGTACTGCTGGGCCGGCGCAGCGGTCAGGACGACATTCGCGTCGGCGTGCCGCTGGCCAACCGGCAGCGCACGGAAACCGAAGGCGTGATCGGCTTTTTCGTCAACACACAGATAATGCGCGCACGATTGTCACCGGACATGACGCTGGATGAACTGCTGCAACAGGTGCGCAGCACCACCCTGGCCGCGCAATCGCATCAGGACCTGCCGTTCGAGGAACTGGTGGAGGCACTGCACCCGGCGCGCAGCCTCGACAGCAGCCCGCTGTTCCAGGTGGCATTTGATCACCAGCAACAGGGCGATGCAGAGCAGGTAACCCTGCCGGGCGTGACGGTGAGTGCGTTTCCGCTGCGGCCGCGCCAGGCACAGTTCGAACTGGCGCTGGCAACGCTGGCCCAGGCCGACGGCAGCGTGACGGCCACCTTTACCTACGCGCGGGAATTGTTTGAAGCAGACACCATTGCCGCACTGGCCGCGCAGTATGAAACACTGGTCACCGCCCTCGTGCAGACGCCTGACGCCGTGCTGGGCGATCTGCCCCTGCTGACCGACGGCGAACAACGCACATTAACGGCCTGGGGAAAATCGCCTGCCACGGCGCCGGCCTTTGTACCGGCGCATCAACGGGTCAGTGACCAGGCACGGCAACGGCCCGATGCCGATGCACTGATCACACCGACGGGCACGCTCAGTTACGCCGAGCTGGAGGCACGGGCGAATGCCCTCGCGCATCAGTTGATCGCGGCGGGCGTGTGTCCCGAAACGCGGGTCGGCGTGGCCTTGCCCCGTGACGCGGGTCTGATTATCGCGCTGCTGGCGATCCACCGCGCCGGGGGCGCCTATGTGCCGCTGGACCCGTACTATCCGGCGGACCGGCTGCGCTACATGATGGACGACAGCGGCATGCGCCTGCTGCTGACAACGCAGACCCTGTTGCCGTCGCTGCCCGTGCCGGAAAAGGTCGAGGTACTGTGTGCCGATCCACTGGCGGATGACGCGCCCACGCACCCACCGGATGTGGTGTTGCATCCCGAACAACTGGCCTATCTGATCTATACGTCCGGCTCCACCGGCCGCCCGAAAGGGGTGGCCGTGGCGCACGGTCCGTTTGCCATGCATGTGCAGGCGATCAGCGAGCGTTACGGCATGACGCCGCAGGATCGTGAACTGCAATTTGCCTCGGTCTGCTTCGACGGCGCGCACGAACGCATCTGGGTGCCGCTGATCAGCGGCGCCGCGCTGATGCCGCGCGATGATGAACTCTGGCCGGTGACGCGCACCTGCGAGGAAATCGCCCGCCACGGCATCACCCTCGCCTGCTTTACCCCCGGCTACCTGCGCCAGATCGCCGAACTGGTCGGCGAGCCGGCCAGCCGCCTGCCGATCCGCTCCTACACCGTGGGCGGCGAAGCCATGCCCCGCGCCACGCTGGCGCTCGTACAGCAGGTGCTCAAACCGCCACGCATCCTGAACGGCTACGGGCCAACGGAAACCGTGATCACGCCGACGCTTGGCTGTGCCTTCCCCGACAGCCCCTGCGCCACGTCGGCGATGACCATTGGCACGCCAGTGGGTGATCGCAGTGCCTGGGTACTGGACGACACACTGCAACCGGTGCCACCGGGGCAGTCTGGAGAACTGTACCTCGGCGGCAGTGGGCTGGCGCGCGGCTATCTTGGCCGCCCGGCGCTGACCGCAGAGCGGTTTGTGGCCGATCCATTCAGCGACACTGGCGCGCGCCTGTACCGCACCGGCGACCGTGTGCGCTGGCTGCCGGACGGCACGCTGGATTATCTCGGCCGTATCGACCAGCAGGTGAAAGTGCGCGGCTTCCGCATCGAACCCGGCGAAGTCGAAGCGCAATTGCTGGCGCAACCGGCGGTGCGCGATGCGGCCGTGATGGCCTGCGATGCACCGGGTGGCACCGCGCTGGTGGCCTGGGTGTCGTTGCAGGGCGACAGCGATGCCACGCGGTTGCGCGCGGCGCTGGGCGAGACACTGCCGGACTATATGGTGCCGGCCGTGATCACCGTGCTGGCGGCACTGCCGCTGAACGCCAACGGCAAAGTCGATCGACAGGCCCTGCCGGCACCAGTGTTTGCCAGCGAACAACCTTATGCCGCACCGCAGGGCGACATTGAACAGATGCTGGCGCGCCTCTGGCAACAGGTGCTGTCGGTGGAGCAGGTGGGCCGCGCCGATAATTTTTTTGATCTCGGTGGCGATTCCATTCTCAGCCTGCAAATTGTCGCGCGCTGTCAGCAGGCCGGCTGGCAGATCACCCCGCGCCAGATGTTCGAGCACCAGACCATCGCCGCACTGGCCACCGTGGCCGAGCCTGTTCAGGCCACACACATGGAGGAGAAACGCGCAACCCTGCGTGATCTTCTGCCGGACGAACTGTGTGACAGGCTGGCGCTGAATGAAGCACAGATCGAAGACGTCTACCCGCTGTCGCCGACGCAGGAAGGCATGCTGTTCCATTCGATGGAAGAGCCAGGCATGTACATCAACCAGCTCAGCATCGCGGTGCAGGGGCTGGATGCCGAGCGGCTGGCGCAGGCCTGGCGCACGATGCTGGCCCGGCACCCGATCCTGCGCAGCGGCGTGCTCTGGCAGCCGGGCATGCAGCGCCCCCTGCAAAGCGTATGGCGCGATGTCGAGGCGGAAATCCATCATCTCGACTGGCGCGGTGAGGCAGGCATGACAGCGCGCCTGGAGGCATTCCTGGCGCAGGACCTGCAGGCCGGCTTCGACTGGCAACGGCCGCCGCTGTCGCGCCTGACGCTGATCCGCACCGGTGACGATGCACACCAGCTGATCTGGACCCGCCACCATCTGCTGGCCGATGGCTGGGCAGATGCGCGCCTGCTCGGTGAATGGCTACGCTGCTACGCCGGCGAAACACTGCCGCCACCGCCGCCGGGTTACGGTCACTATATTCGCTGGCTGCAACGACAGGATCAGGACGCCGCACGGGATTTCTGGCACAGCGCACTGGCGGGCCAGGAGGGCGCCACACTGCTTGCCGCCACGGCCACCGCGCAGCCGCGCACCGGCTATGAACGGATTTATACCCGCTGGGACGGCGACGTGACCGCGCGCCTGCAAGCCTTTGCACGCGCCCAGCAGATCACCCTGAATACGCTCGTGCAGGCCGCCTGGGCACTGGTGCTGCAAGGCTGCTGCCAGCGCGAGCAGGTGATGTTCGGTGCCACCGTTGCCGGGCGCCCGGCAACGCTGCCGGGAGCACAGGAGATGGTGGGCCTGTTTATCAACACGCTGCCGGTGCCGGTGAACACCGCCCCGCACCAGACCGTGGGCGAATACCTGCGCACCGTGCAGCACACCAACCTGCAACTGCGCGAATTCGAATACAGCGCACTGGCCGATGTGCAGCGCTGGGCCGGTGCGGCAGGCCGGCCACTGTTCGACAGCATCCTGGTGTTTGAAAACCATCCGCTGGATGAGGCGCTGCGTGACACCGGCCGCTACGGGCTGCGCTTTGGCGCCATGCACGGCGAAGGGCTGACCGGTTACGCCATGGACGTACAGGTGCAGGTGGAGGACACACTGGAAATCGAATACTGCTACCGCCGCGCCGATTTCAGCGATGCCGAGGTGCTGCAGGTGCGCGCCCGCATGGAGCAGATGCTTGCCGCACTGAGCGAGGAGGCCTCGCGGCCGCTGGGTGAACTGCCGCGTATCAGTGCCGACGCTGTCCGGCAACTGACGGCCTGGGGCAGCAACCCGCCTGCCGAACAGGACGACCGGCCCGTGACGGCGCTGATTGCCGGGCGTGCGGCACAGCAACCGGCGGCGCTGGCGGTATCGCTGGGCGACAGGGAGCTGGATTTCGCCACCCTTGATGCCGAGGCGCACCGCATGGCGCAGCGGTTGCGCGCGCGGGGTATCGGTACGGAGACGCTGATCGGCGTGTCACTGCCGCGTTCACCAGAGTTGCTGGTGACCTTGCTCGGCATCCTGCGCGCGGAGGCCGCCTACGTGCCACTGGACAGCGCGCTGCCGCAGGAACGGCGCCGTTTCATGGTCCGTGACAGCGGCCTGCGCGCACTGATTACCACCGAGGCACTGCGCGCCGACAGCGACACGCTGGGCGCACCGGCGATCTGGACGCTGGAGGACCTGCTGCAACAGCAAGCGCCGGCGACGCCGCTGGCGCAGGTCATTCACCCGCAGCAACTGGCGTACATGATTTACACCTCCGGCTCCACCGGCCAGCCAAAAGGTGTAATGGTGACACACGGCCCGCTGGCAATGCATTGCCGCGCGGTGGCTGCGATGTACGACATGCCGCCCGGCAGCCGCGAATTGCATTTCATGTCGTTCTCGTTCGACGGCGCGCACGAACGCTGGCTGGCGGCGCTGTGCCAGGGCGTCGGCCTGGTGCTGCGCGACGACGAGTTGTGGAGCGCCGAACAGACCAGCGCCGTACTGCGCGACCGGCAGGTGGATGCCGCCGCCTTTCCGCCGGCGTACCTCGGCCAGTTGGCCGAGTGGCACGCCGCAGGCGACGCGCCGCCGCCGGTGTCGCTGTATGTGTTCGGTGGCGAGGCCATGCCCCGCGATACCCTGGCGCGCATTCGCGATACCCTGCGTCCGCGCTGGTTGCTGAACGGCTACGGCCCGACCGAAACCGTGGTGACACCGCTGATCTGGAAGGTGCCGGCGGACACTGAATTCACCACACCCTTCGCCCCCATCGGCCGCGTGGTGGGCGAACGCACGGCCTGGATTCTGGACCCGGCGATGCAGCCGGTGCCGGCCGGGGCCATCGGCGAACTGTACATCGGCGGGTACGGCCTGGCGCGTGGTTACGCCGGGCGTGCCGCACTGACCGCCGCACGTTTTGTCGCGGACCCGTTCAGCCGCGACGGCGGCCGTCTGTACCGCACCGGCGATCTGGCGCGCTGGTTGCCGGACGGGCAGGTGGAATATCTCGGCCGTGCCGATCGTCAGGTGAAGGTGCGTGGTTTCCGGATCGAACCCGGTGAAATCGAAGCCGTCCTGCGCGAAGTGCCGACGGTGCGCGATGCGGCGGTGGACGTCCACGACGGGCAACTGGTGGCCTGGCTGGAAAGCGATCAGGACGACAGCCAGGCTGCGCGTCAGCACCTGGCCGGCCGTATGCCGGATTACATGGTGCCGGCGCAGTTCATGACGCTGCCGGCCTTGCCGCGCCTGATCAGCGGCAAGCTCGACCGCCACAGCCTGCCGGCACCGACCTCCGCTGCCGGGACGGCGTACGTGGCGCCCTGTTCGGACACCGCACGGCAACTGGCGGATATCTGGCAGCAAGTGCTGGGCGTGCCGCGCGTCGGCATGACCGATCATTTCTTTGAACTGGGCGGTGACTCGATTCTCAGCCTGCAAGTGATTTCCCGCGTGCGGCAGGCTGGCCTGCCGATCACGGTACGGCTGCGCGACCTGATGCGTTATCCCACTCTCCAGGGTTTGATAGAACACGCCGGGCAGACGCACGAGCACACCGCCGAACCCGTGGCAGTGACGACGCTGCCCACCGGCCCGGCACCGCTGACGCCGATCCAGGCGTGGCTGTTTGAGGAAGACATTCCCTCACCGGATCATTTCAACCAGTCTGTGCTGTTGCGTGCGAAAACGCCGCTGGATGAGCATGTGCTGCGCGAGGTTATTGCGCGGCTGGTGGCCCATCACGAAGGGCTGCGGATGCGCCTGGTGCGAAGCGGCGACGGACAGTGGCGGCAGGCACCCGTTGCATCGGACGACAGCGCGGGCATCCTCTGGGTGCGCGATGCGTGCAGCGCGGAGGATATTCTGCGTATTGGCGAGGCCGCGCAGCGCAGCCTGTCGTTACAGGACGGCCCGGTGATGCGCGTGGTGTATCTGCGCATGGCGGACCAGTCATCGCGCCTGCTGATCGTGATCCATCACCTGTTCGTGGACGGTGTTTCCTGGCGTGTGCTGCTGGAAGAAATGCAGGGGCTGTATGGGGCGCTGTGCGGGGGAGAACCCTATGCGCTGCCGCAGGCCAGTGCGCCCTTCAGCGCCTGGGCGCATTATCTGGCCACCCGCGCGCCTGCCTTGCAGGGCGAAGTGGATTACTGGCACACCCAGCTCCAGGGCGTGGCCGATATTCCCCGCGACCACGACAGCCTGAACCTGACCGGTGCGGACCATTCCCTGCGCTGCGAGCTGGATGAAACCCTGACCGCGCAATTGCTGCGCGAAGCACCTGCCGCCTACGACACCAGCATTGATGACCTGCTGCTGGCGGCGCTGGCCCGCACGGTATGGCAGTGGAGCGGTGAACACAGCACGCTGGTCAACCTGGAAGGGCACGGCCGCGAAGGCGATGACGCCGGCCTGGACCTGAGCCGCACCGTGGGCTGGTTCACCAGTGTGTATCCCTTGCGGCTGGTGCAGGGGCAGGCGGCACCCGGTGCCCTGATCCGCGCGGTAAAAAACCAGCGCCGTGCGGTGCCGGGCAAGGGCATCGGCTATGGCGTGCTGTGGTATCTCGGCGACCAGACGGCCCGGCAAAAACTCGGCATCGCGTCACCGCGCATCACCTTCAATTACCTCGGCCAGTTCGATCAGAGCTTTTCCGATGACGGCGATTTTCAGCCGGCACTGGAATCTGCAGGACGCGAACGCAGCGATGCCGCCCCACTGGCAAACTGGCTGGAAATCGTCGGGCATGTGTACGGACAGAAGCTGACACTGAACTGGATTTTCAGCCGGCATCAGTATGAGGTGGAAACCGTCGAGCGGTTGGTGACGTTGTATGAAAACGCGCTGCGGGAACTGGTAGTGCATTGTGTGGAAAAAGTGGCGGGGCGGCGACAGCGGCGACGCGCCTAG
- a CDS encoding alcohol dehydrogenase catalytic domain-containing protein, translating to MNAYMINGYEPGTLVLQPVPACTAPGKYEAQLALIGTSINPIDTLVARGYGAPLLNPKGHFPLMLGRDAVARVVATGPGITDLQPGQRVLVAASPRIGGTYADLFTLPRHCLAPIDDALSDTVAAGLGYAGLTALQALAAVNLSADTTRGKQVCINGASGGVGSIAVILALRWGARVTAVASRQNREWLQRLGAHDIVDYRDPSAMSAISADIIVNCATPAGDHREHDPLMDVLQRRRSPGRAYVTTSNPVLGSVTDNGVVRGLAGSGKTYLKKRLAARQQGIRYRWVLFKENPRQLEYLGRLFADGAPDIVGACHALSALPEVFNDPTALRAPGKTVFMNAPA from the coding sequence ATGAACGCTTACATGATCAATGGCTACGAACCCGGCACGCTGGTTTTACAGCCGGTGCCCGCATGCACCGCACCCGGCAAATACGAGGCCCAGCTTGCATTGATCGGCACGTCCATCAATCCGATTGACACCCTGGTGGCCCGGGGCTACGGCGCGCCGTTACTCAATCCCAAAGGGCATTTCCCGCTGATGCTGGGCAGAGACGCCGTCGCCCGCGTTGTCGCGACCGGTCCAGGCATCACGGATTTGCAGCCGGGCCAGCGCGTGCTGGTGGCCGCGTCACCCCGAATCGGTGGCACCTATGCAGACCTTTTCACGCTGCCGCGTCACTGCCTGGCGCCCATCGATGACGCACTCAGCGACACCGTCGCTGCGGGCCTCGGCTACGCCGGGCTGACCGCCCTGCAAGCCCTGGCCGCGGTGAATCTGTCGGCGGACACAACGCGTGGAAAACAGGTCTGCATCAACGGCGCCAGCGGCGGTGTCGGTTCCATTGCGGTGATCCTGGCGTTGCGCTGGGGTGCGCGGGTGACCGCCGTGGCATCCCGCCAGAACCGGGAATGGCTGCAACGCCTCGGCGCGCATGACATTGTCGATTACCGTGATCCGTCCGCGATGTCGGCGATCAGCGCGGACATCATTGTCAACTGCGCCACCCCGGCCGGTGACCACCGCGAGCATGATCCCTTGATGGACGTATTGCAGCGCCGCCGCTCACCGGGCCGGGCCTACGTCACCACCAGCAACCCCGTCCTCGGCTCTGTCACCGACAACGGAGTGGTTCGCGGGCTGGCGGGTAGCGGCAAGACCTATCTGAAAAAACGCCTCGCGGCGCGTCAGCAGGGCATTCGTTACCGCTGGGTGCTGTTCAAGGAAAATCCCAGGCAGCTTGAGTACCTGGGACGGTTGTTCGCGGATGGCGCACCCGACATCGTCGGCGCCTGTCATGCCCTCAGCGCACTGCCTGAGGTGTTCAATGACCCGACGGCGCTGCGCGCACCGGGAAAGACCGTCTTTATGAACGCCCCGGCCTGA